A region of Ochotona princeps isolate mOchPri1 chromosome 2, mOchPri1.hap1, whole genome shotgun sequence DNA encodes the following proteins:
- the TEX50 gene encoding testis-expressed protein 50: MCNQRLSMIFPLLFACFFRDSFCICDGTTWTKVGWEIFPEEVYYLKVSPSPSHCLPYPLNKLCCDFANMDILQSCLHVTSILVQTLFLILSVLSTHYLWVKWKKHKKKMKEQACLDKTDKELHSPSVYDIEQLLCKLVATTSMMTKYLNEVSQRSSSKKIKHRKSKKKKFEGAMGY, encoded by the exons ATGTGTAACCAAAGACTGTCCATGATTTTTCCCTTGCTGTTTGCCTGCTTCTTCAGGGACAGCTTCTGCATTTGTGATGGAACTACTTGGACGAAAGTTGGCTGGGAGATTTTTCCAGAAGAAGTATATTATCTGAAAGTTAGTCCTTCTCCATCTCACTGTCTACCTTACCCTCTCAACAAACTATGCTGCGATTTTGCTAACATGGATATATTACAGAGCTGTTTACACGTGACTTCTATTTTAGTACAAACCCTCTTTCTAATCCTGTCGGTTTTATCTACGCACTACCTGTGGGTGAAATGGAAGAAACACAAAAAGAAG ATGAAAGAACAGGCTTGCCTGGATAAAACTGACAAGGAGCTGCACAGCCCGTCCGTTTATGACATTGAGCAACTGCTCTGCAAGCTGGTGGCGACGACATCAATGATGACCAAGTACCTGAACGAAGTCTCCCAGCGTTCCTCCTCCAAGAAAATCAAGCACCGCAAATCCAAGAAAAAGAAGTTTGAAGGTGCAATGGGCTACTAA